One Campylobacter lari DNA segment encodes these proteins:
- the era gene encoding GTPase Era: protein MKSGFISIVGRTNAGKSSILNSLLEEKVAMVSHKQNATRRKINAIIMHENHQLIFIDTPGLHASSKAMNQLMIDLAIKSIADCDVILFVASIYDDIKDYENFLSLNPKVPHIVLINKVDLVKKEVLLKKLSEYSQFSSHFSAIIPYSAKQKFYKKILLDEMIKYLPEHPYYFDPEFITTTNEKDIYRDFILEAIYENLSDEIPYSTEVKIEKIKELEQIYYINATIITDSNSHKGMILGKDGTTIKRIGKEARVKIEKLAQKKVMLKLFVQLEKNWHKNEQNLKKILYDE, encoded by the coding sequence GTGAAAAGTGGCTTTATAAGCATAGTGGGTAGAACTAATGCGGGAAAAAGTTCTATCCTAAATTCTTTATTAGAAGAAAAAGTGGCTATGGTTTCTCATAAGCAAAATGCCACAAGAAGAAAGATCAATGCGATTATAATGCATGAAAATCATCAGCTTATTTTTATAGATACACCAGGTTTGCATGCAAGCTCTAAGGCTATGAATCAGCTTATGATTGATTTGGCGATTAAAAGCATTGCAGATTGTGATGTGATTTTATTTGTAGCTAGTATTTATGATGATATTAAAGATTATGAAAATTTTTTAAGTTTAAACCCTAAAGTACCGCATATTGTATTAATCAATAAGGTTGATTTAGTAAAAAAAGAAGTTTTGCTTAAAAAATTAAGCGAGTATTCTCAGTTTAGCTCACATTTTAGTGCTATTATCCCCTATTCTGCAAAGCAAAAATTTTATAAAAAAATTCTTTTAGATGAGATGATTAAGTATTTGCCTGAACATCCGTATTATTTTGATCCTGAGTTTATTACTACAACAAATGAAAAGGACATTTATAGAGATTTTATCTTAGAAGCTATATATGAAAATTTAAGTGATGAAATTCCTTATAGTACTGAAGTCAAAATAGAAAAAATCAAAGAACTAGAGCAAATTTATTATATCAATGCCACTATCATTACAGATAGTAATTCTCACAAAGGAATGATACTAGGTAAAGATGGTACTACAATTAAGCGTATAGGTAAAGAAGCTAGGGTTAAAATAGAAAAATTAGCACAAAAAAAGGTAATGCTAAAATTATTCGTTCAACTTGAGAAAAATTGGCACAAAAACGAGCAAAACCTTAAGAAAATCCTTTATGATGAGTAA